A segment of the Solanum lycopersicum chromosome 9, SLM_r2.1 genome:
CACaagtaggagtcagtacaaggcacaagtactcagtagatatcatcggccaactaaaaatagaaatcaatatatattaaacaatagtataaaatcaaccataatacttaacaggtggcaacaacaattacaagaaccattgacaacaacaccaagtacatctatgaggactcaagcctccacaccatactcatttgggaaaaaggttctttaagtttAATTACATTTACATAATTCCAGATTCAATccctttattcctcttgtgtcggaatgtaacactccgatcccctaatactacgtgtcagttcgtgacacccgatcccctaatactatgtatcggttcgtgacacccgatcccctaatactacgtgtcggttcgtgacacccgatcccctaattctacatatcggttcgtgacacccgatcccctaatactatgtgtcggttcgtgacacccgatcccctaattctacgtgtcggttcgtgacacccgatctcctaatactacgtgtcggttcgtgacacccgatccattaacctcattcttttagttcatcaagccttcttttatatcaaggcatcatcattaatagagtggatttaaggtttttaagattccacattatcatcattataatccatcaccctttacataatcacaacatgcaacaacacaattaagcatatagaagactttacaataccacccaacacatatcaatcgctatttagagtttactatgaaatagcataaaccataacctacctccaccgaagaatcgtgatcaagcaatctacttctccaatgcccTTGCTGTCTCTTCGTTCTTCTCTCCCTCGctcgttctctcttcttttctttctaattttctcttctttcagattctctttgttttaccctaattaccatataattcattatgataaaaataatccattctttatttcaaggttatctcctttaacccccaagtaaataagttattaaacttaccccctaatttcatacagtttgtcataaattgtccaaaatgccccttttaAACTTtcacagaaatccgacccagtcagggttacgcagctcgtgacgtcccgtcatgcctgcgacggtcggTCCTGCAGAGTagtcatagagttcagagactcaattttatttaagagctctgtgacggtccgtcgtgcctacgatggTCCGTGCTTCCATGTCATCGCGAAGTTCAGATAGTGATTCCCCGTAaccaaatttcagagtttaagtgttttggcacggagacactcgacggtccgtcgtgaccatgacggtccgtcgtgtgatccgtcgacacagtcagtttttaacaaaagaaattctacctgctcaaaacgactaaacaggtcgttacagaaatGTTGTATCTTTTCTAGAGGGTTGTGACCATTGGAAAGATTGTGCCTTTTACAAAGGGTTGCATGTGACCTTTCTAAAAGATTACCTTATTTCTAAAAAGTGTTGACCTATAACCTTTGTCGGCTATAAATAGAGAgaatttctcttatttttttgcatataatCCCTCCCTTCTTCTGTATACATTTCTTACATAACAAATTCTGttgttgaaaaaattaagaaagtgaGACTGGTTGTACGTGCATGTGAAGAATAGAAGCCAATATGCATCATTAAGGAGGTGTGAGAAGTTTGGCGAGATGTATAGGTAAACAAAGATGAaacttgggggggggggaggtaaTTAGGGACACTATATCAATTCTTCAACTTACTAAGGATATAACCGTAACATAAAggtaaaaagaataataaggTAGCAGAGTGTTGTAGTATGATTTAGTGTCTGTGAAGTATCTTATTTACCTAATTTTCACTATCACATTTTGcttcatttgtttatttatccAGCTAGCTATTTTGTtgctaaattattttctttctatgATGCTTTGATtacatttattttacattaatgTCCTATCTAGAACAAATTTTCTACCCTacaaagatagaaataatgTCTTCATAATCTAACCTCCGTTAATCTGACTTATAAAATCACAACtgatatattgttattgtttgtaTTCTTTATTTAAACTAGGTACGAAGTTTAATATTTAGGATAAAATGTTGTCTAGTTAAAaccatatatatttcaaattagatAAAACTAATTTCAATATTGTTTTTACTATTTCAGTCTTTAAAACCAACCTATACATATTAATAGGAGTTTTGGTTCCCTGTTTAAATTACTGAGGAACATATAGTATTTagaaattaatatcaatattttttgtgcgtatcatttttatgtatttagtgAATTTTCCATCTTGCTACAAAACGTACAGTAAGTCTtcttataatattgaatattgaatACTTTTGTAATGTACGTTATTTTTCGTTGACATGCCAATATTGAAAACTTTtgtgatatattttgtttttctatttaaagctcattgaatatcataaatttttattattttcaggaaattaaatattcattatattttttgttttataactaacgtatattatttgaaaatatttcatttaatatatattttttaattatactcATTGGTTGGAGCACAAGTTTAACAAACGTATCAAGATTGCTTTCAAGCATGTAtgcattttaaaaattcaactaGATATTTGATTCAAATactacataattaatttttttcttataaaataaaatatctataattataaaaactataTAAGTAACTTAGCTACAACATTTGTTTTGAaagatatttaattacttaaaattcAACTATTGTATCAacttaatgatattttttatttcaataattatttcatatataattaaaatcaattgtTGTAATacctaatattttttatttgtagacATACAATTCATGCGCGACACACATACGCTAAACTAGTCAATCAAATGTGAACATATTTTCTAGCAAGAAGATttcccacaaaaaaaaaaggtaaaaaatatcactaacctctaaaggaaaaaatttaaatatattaaatatctaattaagtGGGtttttggattgacttaaaagttggtcaaacctattttaaagtaatttttttacttctGAAAGTGAttgagaattaaaaaaaataaaataaaataagtcaaaactgAATTAAAATAAGTTGGGAAATGTTTGATAATATACaaactaacttaaaattattttaagatgacttaaaataagtcaaaaacaaaAAGCAGGTCTCCCCCtactttttagtttttgaattaaaagTCATTACAGTTTAtctttatataatatgattagCCACTCTATTCTTCTATAATTTCATGGTAAAAGAGGCAAATATAAGGAATAGACTTCTctattaagtaattatttagGACTAATTTTTAACTATTGTGAGAAAGATGAATGACGCAGGTGCAAGGGGTAAATGTGCAGCATGTAAGTACCAAAGAAAACGGTGTCAGGAGAATTGTCCGTTAGCTCCATTTTTTCCATCCAATAAATTTGAAGATTTCAAAAATGTTAGTCGACTTTACAAAGTAAGCACTATCATAGAGATGCTTAATTCTGTTGCTGACActgagaaaaaggaaaaaatggttGAAACCCTAATTTTAGAGGCTAAGATTAGATCTGAAAATCCTGTGTACGGGAGCATTGCCATTCAAAACAAATTGAAGTTACAAATTGAAGAAACTATGAAGGAGATTGATTTAGTGAAGAAAACAACCGATTATTTCAAGGAATTGCGTAAAAGAGCATTCTGCCCCAAggtaaatttttctttaatttccatttgattttctatatatatacatatatcttaATGAGtttctcctattttatttgAAGTTCACTGTCAATCTTTTTGACTTACCAATTGAgatcttttgattttatatatatgaattagttTTCAAAACATGAACGTATGATATGTATTATAACTTTTCATTGTTATGATTTAGTATCATCATCTCATTCATACGAGCACTTTTCTACAtataaaatttagtatttaaagaattttactAACAAAAAACTAGCAGATTAAGACATCGTGGTCAAAGCGTTGGTCAAGCACCGTAAAAACAATCAATACATTATCTATCATAATTCAGGATACACATTAAGGTCGTGTAATCTCAGGGCCTGGCTAGTATAGGTTGAGATGATCCTCCGTAATAACTATGTACCCATACCATTCACAATTTGTCCTTTTTTCTTGTATAAGTTTCATAGTAGCTATTTAAGCACCACTTTGTTGTGTACCTCGATAAAGTTCACACTCCAACAAATTTGGGGCATCATAGCATTTTCCAAGCAATCAACAGGTTTTTAGGAGCATTAACATATTAAGTTTATAAAAACCTTTTGCAAATAGATCAAATGGCTTGAATGATCTACTTAGGTCGTGCAAAGACTTGTAACTAGAATATTTCCATGGAAAACAAGATATGTTCGCCTAACTAAGTTCTGCCAGCATAAGATAGAAATCTAGTGATCCAACTTAAAATTCTTCTCAACACATCTTATAAAATGATCAATTACAGAACATGAAACATCACTTTCTTTTTGACTTACCTATTGAgatcttttgattttatatttatcaattagtTGTCGAACCATGAATTAAAGATATGTATCTCACTTTTCATTGTTATGATTTAGCATCGATATATCGTTCATACaagtactttttatatataagatgTAGTATTTAAAGAActatacaaacaaaaaactaGCAGATTAGGACAGTTGGCCCCAAGTCTTGCTCAAGCACCTTAAACACAACTAATACATTATCGATCATATTTAAGGATATACACTAAGGTCATGTTATCTCCTGGATTGACTAGTTAAGGTCGATATGATCCTCCGTATTAATTATGTACCCATACCATCCACAGTTTGTCCTTTTTTCTTGCATAAGTTTCATAGTAGGTTTTCAAGAATCACTTTCTTGTATACCTCTAGGAAGTTCACACCTCCAACGTATTTGGGGCAACATAACATTTCCAAAGAAATCAATACTTTCTAGGGGCATCAACATATTAAGTTCATAAAAACCTTTTGCACATTGAGCCAATGAATTGTACGATCTTCTTAGGTTGTGAGAAAACTTGTGACTAGAATATTTCTATCGCAAATAAGATACTTTTGCCAAACTGAAAATCTAGTGTTCTGACTTAAAATTCTTCTCAACACATTTTATAAATTAGGAAAGACTGAAAAACGAGTAAAATATTTCTCTCGGATAATGTTTGAATAAATAACCCTAATAACAGACTACATTATCAAGCTAACTATTAATATTCAAAGAAACTTATGTTCACATTAATTTTGTTGGAGCAAATAGGTTTATAGGTTTTCTTTATGTATGTTTTTACCACAGAACCTTTCTACATGCCCTTCCTATTTTTGATATCATTATTGATAGCTCTTCTTGTAACAAAGTTGTATGATATATTTTCACCTGTTATTAAGATCATTACATGTGACAATCTTGTTGTGATCatcttttatatgatattttattatatataaatgatcCTTTAAAAAATTACCAATTTATCCTCTATGAAACATTTTTTGTTTGCCTACTATACAATGCAACAATCAGCAAAATGCATACACACTTAATACACACCAAATCATGTATaagtttatgtattttttttatgcataacGGAATTGAATTAGATATTTCACATggaaaaatctattttctatgataaataattaattagttgattgcataataattttattttgtgcagaaaaatgaagaaacctCTACAAGTGGCACACAAAGCTTTCAAGGGCACAAGTCTGACTCGACTTTGGAAAAAGCTACGAGCATTACTGAGAATCATGCCAATCAAGACGTGGAAAAAGATAGGTGATGTcgtattataatatttaatcaaattacTTTTAAGGcaatttttgataattattctTGAAGGAAACTCTATAACAATCCATATGaacccttttttaaaataatttaaattcaccATTCAAGTAAGTTAAAATTCTAAGAAATTTATACTATCAATTTTACCTATAAACATTGTGTGCAAT
Coding sequences within it:
- the LOC101263841 gene encoding LOB domain-containing protein 24-like, translated to MNDAGARGKCAACKYQRKRCQENCPLAPFFPSNKFEDFKNVSRLYKVSTIIEMLNSVADTEKKEKMVETLILEAKIRSENPVYGSIAIQNKLKLQIEETMKEIDLVKKTTDYFKELRKRAFCPKKNEETSTSGTQSFQGHKSDSTLEKATSITENHANQDVEKDR